One segment of Salvelinus fontinalis isolate EN_2023a chromosome 12, ASM2944872v1, whole genome shotgun sequence DNA contains the following:
- the LOC129866666 gene encoding shaker-related potassium channel tsha2-like translates to MTVVSRENQDETVVVPPLYPDDCDVERGDQECSERVVINISGLRFETQLKTLSRFPSTLLGDPRKRMRFFDPLRNEYFFDRNRPSFDAILYYYQSGGRLRRPVNVTMDIFMEEIKFYEIEEETIEMFKEDEGMIREVERPMPDNDFQRQMWLLFEYPDSSGPARMIAVVSVSVILISILIFCLETLPRFREDHSTDIELSNHLTTNGTTRHKKNNPLTDPFFMVESLCIVWFSFEFLMRFLSSPSKPAFFKNAMNVIDILAIAPYFITLGLELAELQGAGSEQATSLAILRVIRLVRVFRIFKLSRHSKGLQILGQTLNASISELGLLIFFLLIGVILFSSAAYFAETDDPESGFTSIPAAFWWAVVSMTTVGYGDMCPVTVGGKIVGSMCAIAGVLTIALPVPVIVSNFNYFYHRERNDEDTAVYTHVTCGQQNTSFGEFKSTSDSKQSLAKSEYIEDDSFETIRFTNFSPFEHYTGKLTDV, encoded by the coding sequence ATGACTGTTGTATCCCGTGAGAACCAGGACGAGACTGTGGTAGTCCCTCCCCTGTACCCAGATGATTGCGACGTGGAGCGGGGCGATCAGGAGTGCAGCGAGAGGGTCGTCATCAACATCTCCGGGCTGCGCTTCGAAACTCAACTGAAGACCCTCTCGCGCTTTCCCTCTACGCTATTGGGAGACCCACGTAAAAGGATGCGCTTCTTCGATCCGTTGAGAAATGAGTACTTTTTCGACAGGAATAGACCCAGCTTTGATGCCATCCTTTATTATTACCAGTCTGGAGGGAGGCTTAGGAGACCTGTCAACGTTACCATGGACATTTTCATGGAAGAAATCAAATTTTATGAAATCGAAGAGGAGACCATAGAGATGTTCAAAGAAGATGAAGGTATGATCAGAGAGGTGGAACGTCCGATGCCTGACAACGACTTTCAGCGCCAGATGTGGTTGTTGTTTGAGTACCCCGACAGCTCGGGGCCTGCCCGGATGATCGCTGTTGTATCAGTCAGTGTGATTTTGATATCCATATTGATCTTCTGTTTGGAGACTTTGCCACGGTTCAGGGAAGATCACAGCACAGACATAGAACTCAGTAATCACCTCACCACGAATGGGACTACTCGACACAAAAAAAATAATCCGTTGACAGACCCGTTTTTTATGGTTGAGTCACTTTGCATCGTATGGTTTTCCTTTGAATTTCTCATGAGGTTTTTATCGAGCCCCAGCAAACCGGCTTTCTTCAAAAACGCAATGAACGTCATTGACATATTAGCGATTGCTCCTTATTTCATCACCCTTGGACTTGAACTCGCAGAGCTACAGGGAGCGGGGAGCGAGCAGGCCACGTCGTTAGCCATACTCAGAGTCATCCGTTTGGTTCGAGTCTTCAGGATTTTCAAACTTTCCAGGCACTCCAAGGGTCTCCAAATCTTGGGCCAGACACTCAACGCCAGTATCAGTGAACTAGGTCTTTTGATATTCTTTCTTCTCATCGGGGTTATCCTGTTCTCCAGCGCTGCTTACTTTGCAGAGACAGACGACCCTGAATCCGGATTCACGAGTATCCCCGCCGCATTTTGGTGGGCGGTGGTGTCCATGACTACGGTTGGATATGGAGACATGTGCCCGGTTACTGTTGGCGGCAAAATAGTGGGATCTATGTGTGCCATCGCCGGAGTGCTGACCATAGCCCTACCTGTCCCTGTCATTGTTTCCAATTTTAATTACTTTTATCACAGAGAACGCAATGATGAGGACACCGCCGTGTATACTCACGTGACTTGTGGCCAACAGAATACTTCATTTGGCGAATTCAAATCGACCAGCGACAGCAAACAGTCCCTCGCCAAATCAGAGTACATTGAAGATGATTCTTTCGAGACTATCAGATTTACTAACTTCAGCCCGTTTGAACATTACACTGGCAAGCTGACAGATGTATGA